A section of the Spirosoma pollinicola genome encodes:
- a CDS encoding YWFCY domain-containing protein, with the protein MRKDIEQDKESAFCDYEWLPYALLIFHYYVIGNRILQTMNLPHQFMDRIVVRLEETEEASSLFIVTWRIKLLILFLILLQDFVYLKYSSKPVAKTKLRKGITLSLIGLMLFWGSGWMLKPSNLNEIYSTMFYISLTVVGLFLIKRSLTILVPILGNNGYSDPNDSSDWRGGPDDSPAAILPRMGRIRQQSAASHP; encoded by the coding sequence ATGAGAAAGGACATTGAACAAGACAAAGAGAGTGCTTTTTGTGATTATGAATGGTTACCATATGCCCTGTTGATTTTTCACTACTACGTGATCGGTAACCGAATCTTACAGACGATGAACTTACCACATCAGTTTATGGACAGAATCGTTGTTAGACTGGAGGAAACCGAAGAAGCCAGCAGTCTTTTTATCGTCACTTGGCGAATAAAACTGCTCATTCTGTTTCTGATCTTATTACAAGATTTTGTCTACCTAAAGTATAGTAGTAAACCCGTTGCCAAAACTAAATTAAGAAAAGGAATCACTCTCAGTTTGATCGGGCTTATGCTTTTTTGGGGCAGCGGCTGGATGTTGAAGCCATCAAACTTAAATGAAATCTATTCAACCATGTTTTACATTAGCCTGACAGTAGTTGGTCTGTTTCTAATAAAACGCTCCTTGACGATTTTGGTGCCAATACTAGGCAATAATGGTTATTCAGATCCTAATGATTCATCAGACTGGCGTGGAGGTCCAGATGATTCGCCTGCTGCGATCCTGCCACGTATGGGAAGAATACGTCAACAATCCGCTGCCTCACACCCATAA